A single genomic interval of Streptococcus suis harbors:
- a CDS encoding phosphoglycerate kinase, with protein sequence MAKLTVKDVELKGKKVLVRVDFNVPLKDGVITNDNRITAALPTIKYILEQGGRAILFSHLGRVKEEADKEGKSLAPVAADLAAKLGQDVAFIAGATRGAELEAAINALEDGQVLLVENTRFEDVDGKKESKNDEELGKYWASLGDGIFVNDAFGTAHRAHASNVGISANVEKAVAGFLLENEIAYIQEAVETPERPFVAILGGSKVSDKIGVIENLLEKADKVLIGGGMTYTFYKAQGIEIGNSLVEEDKLDVAKALLEKANGKLILPVDSKEANAFAGYTEVRDTEGEAVSEGFLGLDIGPKSIAKFDEALTGAKTVVWNGPMGVFENPDFQAGTIGVMDAIVKQPGVKSIIGGGDSAAAAINLGRADKFSWISTGGGASMELLEGKVLPGLAALTEK encoded by the coding sequence ATGGCAAAATTGACTGTTAAAGATGTAGAATTGAAAGGCAAAAAAGTTCTTGTTCGTGTGGACTTCAACGTGCCTTTGAAAGATGGCGTTATCACTAACGATAACCGTATTACAGCAGCTCTTCCAACTATCAAGTATATTCTTGAGCAAGGTGGACGTGCAATTCTTTTCTCTCACCTTGGTCGTGTGAAAGAAGAAGCTGACAAAGAAGGTAAATCATTGGCTCCTGTAGCAGCTGACTTGGCGGCTAAATTGGGTCAAGACGTTGCTTTCATCGCAGGTGCTACTCGTGGTGCTGAATTGGAAGCAGCTATCAATGCTTTGGAAGATGGACAAGTTCTCCTTGTTGAAAACACTCGTTTCGAAGATGTTGATGGTAAGAAAGAATCTAAAAACGACGAAGAACTTGGTAAATACTGGGCTTCACTTGGTGATGGTATCTTCGTTAACGATGCATTTGGTACTGCACACCGTGCACACGCATCAAACGTTGGTATCTCAGCAAATGTAGAAAAAGCAGTAGCTGGTTTCCTTTTGGAAAACGAAATTGCATACATCCAAGAAGCTGTTGAAACTCCAGAGCGCCCATTCGTGGCAATCCTTGGTGGTTCAAAAGTATCTGATAAGATCGGTGTTATCGAGAACCTTCTTGAAAAAGCTGACAAAGTTCTTATCGGTGGTGGTATGACTTACACATTCTACAAAGCTCAAGGTATCGAAATCGGTAACTCACTTGTAGAAGAAGACAAGCTTGATGTGGCAAAAGCACTTCTTGAAAAAGCTAACGGTAAATTGATCTTGCCAGTTGACTCAAAAGAAGCTAACGCATTTGCTGGCTACACTGAAGTTCGCGATACAGAAGGCGAAGCAGTTTCAGAAGGCTTCCTTGGTCTTGATATCGGTCCTAAGTCAATCGCTAAGTTTGATGAAGCCTTGACTGGTGCTAAAACAGTTGTTTGGAACGGACCTATGGGTGTATTTGAAAACCCAGATTTCCAAGCTGGTACAATCGGTGTAATGGACGCTATCGTGAAACAACCAGGCGTGAAATCAATCATCGGTGGTGGTGACTCAGCAGCAGCAGCTATCAACCTTGGCCGTGCAGACAAGTTCTCATGGATCTCAACTGGTGGTGGTGCATCTATGGAGTTGTTAGAAGGTA